ATGCGCAATATGATCATAGAAGCTAAACGCTTTATGCAAAAGTCTAACTTACCAGGTCTTCCAGAAAGCATTATGGAAGATTTACAAAGAGGACAAGAGGCAATGCAAGGTGTATATGAACAGTTAGAATTAAAACCACTAAATATGAATGTTGTAAATAGTATGTTAGAAGAAACATATACAATGGTAAACGGTGTATATGAAAAGACGCAGGAGTTAATTGGACAAGCGTACTTAGTAGAAAAGCTAATCCAATATGGTAATCGCTACCGTAGTCATGATGTGGATTTGGCGCAAAGCTTAGAGAATGCAGAGAGATTGTTCCGCGAATATGAATATGATGCAGCTTTAGAACAAGCAGCTTCTGTTTTGGAACAACTTGAACCTGGTGTTGTACAAAAAATTGCTGAATTTGTTGATAATGAACAAACCCCTTGATGAAAAAGGGGTTTGTTTTTTTGCACTGGATCTGTGTAAATTCTAGAGCGATATTGCTATAATGAATAGCGGAATACAACAGTGTTTTTCGTTTCAAAATATAGAAGTATACTTCTATATTGAAAAATGGAACCTTTGAGTATGTTTAGCGTAATTACACGTATTTGTGATATGATTATATGATGTGACAGCGCTGAAAGGGGAAGAACGATGATCTATTTTGATAATAGTGCGACGACGAAACCATATCCAGAAGTCCTTCAATCTTACGTAACGGTTGCAGGAAAATATTTTGGGAATCCTTCTTCTATTCATTCGCTCGGGGGAGAAGCGGAGCGTTTATTAACACAATCGAGAACGATTGCAGCAGGGCTTCTTCATGTTAAGCCTTCCGAGATTATTTTCACATCGGGTGGAACGGAAGGGAATAACCTTGCGATTAAAGGAATAGCGATGAAGAATCGCTCTCGTGGTAAGCATATTATTACAACAAATATTGAACACGCGTCTGTGTTTGAAGCATATAAACAATTAGAAGGGCTCGGCTTTGATGTTACCTATTTACCTGTAAACGAACATGGTATTGTATCAGTAGAAAATGTAAAACGAGCGCTTCGTGAGGATACAATCCTTGTTTCAATGATCCATGTGAATAATGAAACAGGGGCGATTCAACCTGTTTCTGAAGTTGGTGAATTGCTAGCGAACTATCCAAAAATAAGATTCCATGTGGATCATGTACAAGGAATTGGAAAAGTACCACTTGATTTATATGCTTCTCATATTGATCTTTGTTCGATATCTGGACATAAATTTCATAGCGTAAAGGGAACAGGACTTTTATATGTACGCGATGGTGTAAGATTAGATCCGATTTTATCAGGTGGTCAGCAGGAGCTGCGTTATCGCTCGGGTACAGAGAACCTACCTGGTATTGTCGCGATGGTAAAGGCACTACGTATGACAATGGAACATATGAGAGAAAAGAGTGACCACTTACAGAAATTGCAAGCAGAACTCGTACGTTTCTTAGAGGGAATGGAAGATGTAACAATTAATACATCGCTTGCGTATGCTGCGCCGCATATTTTAAATGTATCATTCGTTGGGTTGAAACCAGAAGTAGTGGTTCATGCTCTAGAAGAACGTGACGTATATATATCAACCAAATCAGCTTGTTCCTCAAAAGCAAATGAAGTGAGTCGTGTGTTAGTATCAATGGGAATACCGCATGCTGCAGCAGCGAGTGCGATTCGCATTAGTTTAGCACCTGAAAATACGATGGAAGAAGTAACACAATTTGAAGAAATTATAAAAGAAACATTGCCAAAATTATATGAAGTGATGAGGTAAAGAAATATGATGACATATGAATATATTTTAGTTCGTTATGGAGAAATGACGACAAAAGGAAAAAACCGTTCTAAGTTTGTAAACACGTTAAAAGATAACGTTAAATTTAAATTGAAGAAATTCCCAAATATCAAAATCGATGCAACACACGACCGCATGTACATTCAGTTAAATGGTGAAGATCATGAGGCGATTGCAGAGAGATTGAAAGATGTATTTGGTATTCATAAGTTTAACTTAGCAATGAAAGTACCGTCAGAATTAGAAGACATTAAAAAAGGAGCGCTTGCTGCTTTCTTACAAGTAAAAGGCGATGTTAAAACATTTAAAATTACAGTACACCGTTCTTATAAACACTTCCCGATGCAGACGATGGAGTTGCTTCCGGAGATTGGCGGCTATATTTTAGATAATACAGAAGACATTACAGTAGATGTTCATAATCCAGATGTAAATGTTCGTGTAGAAATTCGCAGCGGTTATAGCTATATTATGTGTGATGAGCGCATGGGAGCTGGCGGATTACCAGTTGGCGTTGGCGGAAAAGTAATGGTACTTCTTTCTGGTGGGATCGATAGCCCAGTAGCTGCTTTCTTAACAATGAAGCGCGGTGTATCAGTGGAGGCAGTTCACTTCCATAGTCCGCCATTCACAAGTGAGCGTGCGAAGCAAAAAGTAATTGATTTAGCACAAGAGTTAACAAAGTATTGTAAACGTGTGACGCTTCACCTTGTTCCGTTTACTGAAGTGCAAAAAACAATTAATAAGGAAATTCCATCTAGTTATTCTATGACAGTTATGCGCCGTATGATGATGCGTATTACAGAACGTATTGCAGAGGAGCGTAATGCACTTGCGATAACAACGGGTGAAAGTCTTGGACAAGTAGCGAGCCAAACGTTAGATAGTATGCATACGATTAATGAGGTTACAAACTATCCAGTAATTCGCCCGCTTATTACGATGGATAAACTAGAAATTATTAAAGTTGCAAATGCAATTGGAACATATGATATTTCGATTCGTCCGTATGAAGACTGCTGTACAGTATTCACACCAGCAAGTCCATCGACAAAACCGAAGCGTGAAAAAGCAAATCGCTTTGAATCAAAATATGACTTTACACCACTTATTGAAGAAGCTGTTGCTAATACAGAAAAGATGGTATTACAAACAGTAGAAGTGAGTGAAGAAGAACAATTTGAAGATCTTTTCTAAAACCATAAATTACCATCATTAGATATGTATGAAGTCCTATGGTTTATCACACTCTATACTCACAAGGAGGTGATACCATATGGCAAGCACAAACAAATTAGCAGTGTCTGGTGCTCAAGCAGCATTAGATCAAATGAAATACGAAATCGCTCAAGAGTTTGGTGTTCAACTTGGAGCTGATTCAACATCTCGCGCTAACGGATCTGTTGGTGGCGAAATTACAAAACGTCTAGTTTCACTAGCTGAACAACAATTAGGCGGTTTCCATAAATAATTCCATATATGATGGCTTAGAAGGAGCGGGTTTCTCGCTCCTTCTTTTTTATGTCGACAGATCACTAAAAAATTTGTCAAAAGAAGTAGGTTTAAAATTTACTGAAAATTCTTTATTATATAAGGGAGGCATAGATAAAGGAGGATGAGATTATGAATAGAGAAGAATTGTTAGCACCAATGTCTTATAACTTAGTTGCGGAGATAGAAAAATATACAAATGAAAAAGAGAAGCTGGCTTTAATTTGGCAAGATGACGAAGGGAATAGACGAGAGGTTACATACCTTGAATTAATACAAGGTGCGAATAAAATTGGAAACGCTTTTATAAAGAGTGGTTTGCAAAAAGGGGATAAGCTTCTCATTATGATGCCACGCTTAATTGAGGCGTATATGACGTACATTGCGGCAATTAAAGCAGGGTTTGTGGTCATTCCAAGTTCAGAAATGCTTCGAAAAAAAGATATTGAATATCGTTTGCGGCATGGAGAAGTAAAGGCAATTGTCAGTTATGAACCGTATATCGAACAATTTGAAGATGTAGAGATGATGGAGTCCCTTCGAAAATTTGTACTGAGCGAGCAGTCAGTAGATGGTTGGATTAATTTAAAAGATGCGTTAGAAACAGAAAGTGATGAATTAGAAATCGCAAAGACAGACCGAGAAGATATGGTCTTTTTATCCTATACATCAGGGACGACAGGGAATCCAAAGGGCGTTGTACATACACACGCTTGGGCATATGCACATTTGCGTACAAGCGCTCCGAATTGGCTTGGAATAGAGGAGAATGATGTTGTATGGGCAACAGCAAGTCCAGGATGGCAAAAATGGATTTGGAGCCCGTTTTTAGCAACACTCGGTTCAGGCGCAACAGGATTTGTATATCACGGTAAATTCGAACCGAAAACATATTTGCAATTATTAGATGATAATAAAGTGAATGTGCTTTGCTGTACGCCGACAGAATATCGTTTAATGGCAAAAGTAGAGAACTTACAGCAATATAATTTAACAGCTTTACATAGTGCTGTATCTGCAGGAGAGCCACTGAACCGAGAGGTAATAGAAACATTTCAAAATCATTTTAACGTTACAGTCAGGGATGGGTATGGACAAACAGAAAATACGTTGCTCGTTGGCGTTATGAAAGGAATGGAAATTAAGCCAGGATCAATGGGAAAACCGACGCTAGGTAATCATGTAGATATTGTAAATGAAGAAGGACAACCTGTATCTGTAGGAGAAGTCGGTGATATTGCTGTTCATATTGAAACGCCAGCACTTTTTAAACAATATTATAAAGATGATGAGCGGACAGCAATGCAATTTCGCGGTGATTATTATATTACAGGTGATAAAGCGAAGAAAGACGAAGAAGGCTATTTTTGGTTCGAGGGGCGCGGGGATGATATTATCATTAGCTCTGGCTATACAATTGGACCATTTGAAGTTGAAGATGCACTTGTGAAACATCCGTATGTAAGAGAGTGTGCTGTTGTGGCAAGTCCAGATGAAATTCGCGGAAGTGTCGTAAAGGCATTTATCGTTTTAAGAGAAAATGTACAAGAAAAAGAAGACACACTGATTCCTTTACTTCAAGAACATGTTAAAGAATTAACAGCACCATATAAATACCCTCGCAAAATTGAATTTATAGACGAACTACCAAAAACAATTTCCGGAAAAATTAGACGCGTCGAACTTAGAAAACAAGAAATGGGATTAGGGATAAAGTAAGAAAAAATGAAATTAGATTGTTGCAAGTACATGTAAGATTATGATATTATTTATAGGAACGTACGTTCTGTTTGCGGTGTGAAATGACTACTAAAAAATTGGAAAAAGAGGTGCCTTTTATGATTTTAGGTATTAATCCGTATTTAGTTTTGGATGGTAATGGACAAGAAGCAGTGAAGTTTTATGAACATGCATTGGATGCAAAAGTTGAAGTCATTCAGACTTTTGGAGAAATGCCTGAAAATTCAGAATTCACTGTTCCAGATGAAGTGAAAGACCGCGTTTTACATGCACATTTAAAAGTCGGTAATACGGACCTTATGATTTCTGATACATTCCCAGGACAACCGTACCAAATTGGATCACAAGTAACTGTAGCTATTAGAATAAGTGATGCAGAAAAAGCAAAAGAAGTATTTGAGAAATTACAAGATGGCGGTCAAGTAATCATGCCAATCCAAGAAACTTTCTGGAGCCCAGCGTATGGGCAAGTAAAAGATAAATTTAATGTAGAATGGCAAGTTTCAACAGTTCCAGCTGATCATAATTAATTTTTGGAAAAGCACCATGTTACGTAAAGTGGTGCTTTTTTTCTACGTTTTAATTTCGTAGACTAAAAAGAAGAGGGGATGAGAAGATGGGAGAGATTTGGCACGGCGGAAATATTTACACGATGAAGGAAGAGAATGAGAAAGTAGAAGCTGTTTATATAGAAGATGGGATGATTATAGGTGTAGGGGATAAAAAGGGCTTAGAGAGTCGTTATCAGCCTGAGAAGATACA
This sequence is a window from Bacillus pseudomycoides DSM 12442. Protein-coding genes within it:
- a CDS encoding small, acid-soluble spore protein, alpha/beta type, yielding MASTNKLAVSGAQAALDQMKYEIAQEFGVQLGADSTSRANGSVGGEITKRLVSLAEQQLGGFHK
- a CDS encoding VOC family protein, with the translated sequence MILGINPYLVLDGNGQEAVKFYEHALDAKVEVIQTFGEMPENSEFTVPDEVKDRVLHAHLKVGNTDLMISDTFPGQPYQIGSQVTVAIRISDAEKAKEVFEKLQDGGQVIMPIQETFWSPAYGQVKDKFNVEWQVSTVPADHN
- the thiI gene encoding tRNA uracil 4-sulfurtransferase ThiI, which produces MMTYEYILVRYGEMTTKGKNRSKFVNTLKDNVKFKLKKFPNIKIDATHDRMYIQLNGEDHEAIAERLKDVFGIHKFNLAMKVPSELEDIKKGALAAFLQVKGDVKTFKITVHRSYKHFPMQTMELLPEIGGYILDNTEDITVDVHNPDVNVRVEIRSGYSYIMCDERMGAGGLPVGVGGKVMVLLSGGIDSPVAAFLTMKRGVSVEAVHFHSPPFTSERAKQKVIDLAQELTKYCKRVTLHLVPFTEVQKTINKEIPSSYSMTVMRRMMMRITERIAEERNALAITTGESLGQVASQTLDSMHTINEVTNYPVIRPLITMDKLEIIKVANAIGTYDISIRPYEDCCTVFTPASPSTKPKREKANRFESKYDFTPLIEEAVANTEKMVLQTVEVSEEEQFEDLF
- a CDS encoding cysteine desulfurase family protein; translated protein: MIYFDNSATTKPYPEVLQSYVTVAGKYFGNPSSIHSLGGEAERLLTQSRTIAAGLLHVKPSEIIFTSGGTEGNNLAIKGIAMKNRSRGKHIITTNIEHASVFEAYKQLEGLGFDVTYLPVNEHGIVSVENVKRALREDTILVSMIHVNNETGAIQPVSEVGELLANYPKIRFHVDHVQGIGKVPLDLYASHIDLCSISGHKFHSVKGTGLLYVRDGVRLDPILSGGQQELRYRSGTENLPGIVAMVKALRMTMEHMREKSDHLQKLQAELVRFLEGMEDVTINTSLAYAAPHILNVSFVGLKPEVVVHALEERDVYISTKSACSSKANEVSRVLVSMGIPHAAAASAIRISLAPENTMEEVTQFEEIIKETLPKLYEVMR
- the mbcS gene encoding acyl-CoA synthetase MbcS, encoding MNREELLAPMSYNLVAEIEKYTNEKEKLALIWQDDEGNRREVTYLELIQGANKIGNAFIKSGLQKGDKLLIMMPRLIEAYMTYIAAIKAGFVVIPSSEMLRKKDIEYRLRHGEVKAIVSYEPYIEQFEDVEMMESLRKFVLSEQSVDGWINLKDALETESDELEIAKTDREDMVFLSYTSGTTGNPKGVVHTHAWAYAHLRTSAPNWLGIEENDVVWATASPGWQKWIWSPFLATLGSGATGFVYHGKFEPKTYLQLLDDNKVNVLCCTPTEYRLMAKVENLQQYNLTALHSAVSAGEPLNREVIETFQNHFNVTVRDGYGQTENTLLVGVMKGMEIKPGSMGKPTLGNHVDIVNEEGQPVSVGEVGDIAVHIETPALFKQYYKDDERTAMQFRGDYYITGDKAKKDEEGYFWFEGRGDDIIISSGYTIGPFEVEDALVKHPYVRECAVVASPDEIRGSVVKAFIVLRENVQEKEDTLIPLLQEHVKELTAPYKYPRKIEFIDELPKTISGKIRRVELRKQEMGLGIK